In Methylovirgula sp., a single genomic region encodes these proteins:
- a CDS encoding flavin reductase → MSDDLSVAPERFREAMSRVGSAVHIVTTGGHAGSAGITANAVTSVTAEPPTMLFCLNKTSRAAPLLIQNGVFCINTLASAHQELSDIFAGRTEHALEERFAAASWGKLVTGAPVLTTALVAFDCRLIEAKEMSTHLILIGRVEAIDVAPKTEALLYMHRGYKQI, encoded by the coding sequence ATGAGCGATGATCTTTCGGTCGCCCCGGAACGCTTCCGGGAGGCCATGAGCCGCGTGGGCTCGGCTGTTCATATCGTGACCACCGGAGGCCACGCCGGCTCGGCAGGCATTACCGCCAACGCCGTGACCTCAGTGACGGCCGAACCGCCGACGATGCTATTTTGTCTCAACAAAACATCGCGGGCCGCGCCGCTCCTGATCCAAAATGGGGTTTTCTGCATCAATACGCTGGCGAGCGCGCATCAGGAATTGTCCGACATTTTCGCTGGGCGCACGGAGCACGCGCTCGAGGAACGTTTTGCCGCCGCCTCCTGGGGCAAGCTTGTCACCGGCGCGCCTGTGCTGACGACAGCGCTCGTGGCTTTCGACTGCCGGTTGATCGAGGCCAAGGAAATGTCGACGCACCTGATCCTGATTGGGCGCGTCGAAGCCATCGACGTCGCGCCGAAGACCGAGGCGCTGCTTTACATGCACCGCGGTTATAAGCAGATCTGA
- a CDS encoding 3'(2'),5'-bisphosphate nucleotidase CysQ, translated as MKISPPAYSGITGCFNPRVIGLNFAAFHTKIAASQKLIGCVAAFGARRAFNPDKGLGMNMPTLDRQVSSDKREASDMPRSQALDMESLSHDHSLVAGVIEAARAAGEIARAYFRPGEKTVAGIHKKADGSPVTEADLAANLLLEESLRQLIPEAGWLSEESADLPGRLDHDFVLVVDPIDGTRSFAAGDPVWAVSVALVHRQRPVIGVVHAPALNETYVAVKDSGARLNGQAIAVSRHAQFDAATRVAGPLGFAQRLRNAGLDFELLPRIPSLAVRISRVAAGVLDVALISANAQDWDIAACDLILTEAGGQLINLRGRQPLYNRVHTLHGELVAGPDALLTHFRAAAGLAATS; from the coding sequence ATGAAAATCTCACCTCCGGCCTATTCTGGGATCACGGGTTGCTTCAATCCGCGCGTGATCGGCCTGAATTTTGCTGCCTTTCACACGAAGATTGCGGCATCGCAAAAATTAATCGGATGCGTGGCTGCGTTTGGCGCCCGGCGCGCGTTCAACCCGGATAAGGGGTTGGGCATGAACATGCCGACATTGGACAGACAGGTCAGCAGCGACAAACGTGAGGCGTCGGATATGCCCCGGTCGCAAGCCTTGGATATGGAAAGTCTGTCGCACGATCATTCACTGGTCGCGGGGGTCATTGAGGCCGCGCGCGCCGCCGGCGAAATTGCGCGCGCCTACTTCCGGCCAGGCGAGAAAACCGTCGCCGGTATACACAAGAAAGCGGATGGCTCGCCGGTCACCGAAGCCGATCTTGCTGCGAACCTCCTGCTTGAGGAGAGTCTGCGTCAGCTCATACCCGAAGCCGGCTGGCTCTCCGAAGAATCCGCCGATCTGCCGGGACGTCTGGACCACGATTTCGTTCTGGTCGTCGATCCAATCGATGGAACGCGGAGTTTCGCCGCCGGCGATCCCGTTTGGGCCGTTTCGGTCGCGCTCGTCCATCGGCAGCGGCCGGTCATCGGCGTTGTCCATGCGCCGGCGCTCAACGAAACCTATGTCGCCGTCAAGGATTCCGGCGCAAGGCTCAACGGGCAGGCCATCGCCGTCTCGCGTCATGCGCAATTCGACGCTGCGACGCGGGTTGCCGGGCCTTTGGGCTTTGCACAGCGATTGCGGAATGCGGGTCTTGATTTTGAACTTTTGCCGCGAATTCCTTCGCTGGCGGTGCGCATCTCAAGGGTTGCCGCAGGCGTGTTGGATGTCGCGCTCATTTCCGCCAATGCGCAGGATTGGGACATTGCGGCCTGCGATCTGATCCTCACCGAGGCGGGTGGCCAATTGATCAATTTGCGCGGCCGCCAGCCACTCTATAACCGGGTCCATACGTTGCATGGCGAATTGGTGGCCGGGCCAGACGCCCTGCTAACGCACTTTAGGGCCGCGGCCGGCCTTGCCGCCACGTCGTAA
- a CDS encoding DUF4170 domain-containing protein, which yields MAANDHKQLLHLVFGGELVDLEGTEFRDLDAIDIVGVFPDYQSAYKAWKARAQATVDNAHMRYFVAHLHRLLEPTEPPKS from the coding sequence ATGGCGGCAAACGATCACAAACAGCTTCTTCATCTCGTTTTCGGCGGCGAACTTGTCGATCTGGAGGGCACCGAATTTCGCGATCTCGACGCGATCGATATCGTTGGCGTGTTTCCCGATTATCAGTCGGCCTACAAAGCCTGGAAGGCGCGTGCGCAGGCGACCGTCGACAATGCTCACATGCGCTATTTCGTGGCGCATTTGCATCGCCTCCTTGAGCCAACGGAGCCGCCGAAAAGTTGA
- a CDS encoding branched-chain amino acid ABC transporter substrate-binding protein — protein MRPHFLLLTLFSILLALASPARAEIKIALAAPLSGPDAVFGTQLRNGAEQAATDINAKGGVLGQKFIIVPFDDRGDLKQGIAIANRLVDEKIFFVIGHFYSSITLAASEIYANHSILEITPSATNPQITERGLDLIFRTCGRDDQQSAVAAKYLAAQTGKKIAILFDNTAYGKELADDVRQRLAKAGIQDVLYAGIDKGSKDYGRLVGRIKAAAADLVYWGGGDADAGLLLKKMRAESITAQLLGTDSLASDEFARAGEAAVEGALMTFPADPRRRLQAAGVVREFRARDIDPEVFTLNAYAAVEVLAQAAKAAGTFDPVTIAKTIHSGRPFPTVLGTLTYDAKGDVTTPDYAVYVWRRGYEDQLEYGELATQ, from the coding sequence GTGCGGCCCCATTTTCTTCTTTTGACGCTCTTTTCAATTCTCTTGGCGCTCGCCAGTCCGGCGCGGGCTGAGATCAAGATCGCCCTCGCGGCGCCCTTGAGCGGCCCGGATGCGGTCTTCGGCACGCAATTGCGCAATGGCGCCGAACAGGCGGCTACGGACATTAACGCCAAGGGCGGCGTTTTGGGCCAGAAATTCATCATCGTCCCGTTCGATGATCGCGGCGATCTCAAGCAGGGAATAGCCATCGCCAATCGCCTCGTGGACGAGAAGATTTTTTTCGTCATTGGGCATTTTTATTCGAGCATCACGCTCGCGGCGTCGGAGATCTACGCCAACCATTCCATTCTCGAAATCACGCCTTCGGCGACAAATCCTCAGATCACTGAACGCGGCCTTGATCTCATCTTCCGGACCTGTGGCCGTGACGATCAACAAAGCGCGGTCGCCGCGAAATATCTCGCCGCGCAGACGGGCAAAAAGATCGCGATCCTGTTCGACAACACAGCCTATGGCAAAGAACTCGCGGACGATGTTCGGCAGCGGCTTGCCAAAGCCGGCATTCAGGATGTGCTTTACGCGGGCATCGACAAAGGCAGCAAGGATTACGGACGGCTTGTCGGACGGATCAAGGCAGCGGCAGCCGATCTGGTTTATTGGGGTGGCGGCGATGCGGACGCCGGTCTTCTCCTGAAGAAGATGCGCGCAGAGAGCATAACCGCGCAGCTTTTAGGCACCGATTCCCTGGCGTCGGACGAATTTGCGAGAGCCGGAGAGGCTGCGGTCGAGGGTGCGCTGATGACCTTCCCCGCCGATCCACGCAGGCGCCTACAGGCTGCGGGCGTGGTGAGAGAATTTCGCGCGCGCGATATCGATCCCGAGGTTTTCACCCTCAATGCCTACGCCGCCGTCGAAGTGTTGGCGCAGGCGGCAAAAGCCGCGGGCACATTCGACCCCGTGACAATCGCCAAGACGATCCATTCCGGTCGGCCGTTTCCAACCGTTCTCGGCACGCTCACCTATGACGCGAAGGGAGATGTCACCACGCCGGATTATGCTGTCTATGTATGGCGCCGCGGCTACGAGGATCAGCTCGAATATGGCGAACTTGCGACCCAATAA
- a CDS encoding DUF6101 family protein yields MPKLDRNPEACAYHEPDQRADGGTRTIRLSARGIRIDRALGGVKMRLAVPIEAYRGVVLTREDKLQRRFYRLTLDHSDADLSITLSRATDIAALIGPWSDWARFFAKPALLDAKIGTDPEIRLRRPMRRRSRVRGRATRPTALKVFTTEVELFSRE; encoded by the coding sequence ATGCCGAAGCTCGATCGCAATCCCGAAGCCTGCGCCTATCATGAGCCTGATCAGCGCGCCGATGGTGGAACGCGGACCATTCGTCTGAGCGCGCGCGGCATTCGCATCGATCGCGCGCTGGGCGGCGTCAAAATGCGCCTTGCCGTGCCGATCGAAGCCTATCGCGGTGTCGTCCTCACGCGTGAGGACAAGCTTCAGCGCCGGTTTTACCGCCTGACCCTTGATCATTCCGACGCCGATCTCTCAATCACGCTATCTCGTGCGACCGATATCGCAGCTCTGATCGGACCCTGGAGCGATTGGGCGCGGTTTTTCGCCAAACCGGCATTGCTCGACGCCAAGATCGGCACCGACCCGGAAATACGTCTGCGCCGGCCGATGCGCCGCCGCTCACGTGTGCGTGGCCGCGCCACGCGCCCGACCGCGCTGAAGGTCTTCACGACGGAAGTTGAGCTCTTCTCGCGCGAATAG